The Misgurnus anguillicaudatus chromosome 15, ASM2758022v2, whole genome shotgun sequence genome has a window encoding:
- the st8sia2 gene encoding alpha-2,8-sialyltransferase 8B isoform X2, with the protein MSIEFRILMFGIGTALVIFVIIADISEVEEEIATSGLNAAPTSLVSDRKDAVSLPHIKGKTNNLSSSEWTFNRTLSNLIRKNILRFLDAERDISILKSTFKPGDVIHYIFDRQSTTNISENLYHLLPTTSPMKNQHHKQCAIVGNSGILLNSSCGPEIDSHDFVIRCNLAPVEEYAADVGLRTSLVTMNPSVVQRAFQDLNSEEWVERFVHRLQSLSGSVLWIPAFMAKGGEERVEWAIRLILLHTVNVRTAFPSLRLLHAVRGYWLTNHVQIKRPTTGLLMYTMATRFCDEIHLYGFWPFANDPDGKPVKYHYYDTLTYRYTSSASPHTMPLEFRTLSALHRQGALRLHTGPCKPPT; encoded by the exons ATGTCCATTGAATTTCGGATATTGATGTTCGGGATCGGGACTGCCCTGGTTATATTTGTTATCATAGCTGATATATCGGAAGTGGAAGAAGAAATCGC AACTTCAGGTCTAAATGCTGCCCCTACTTCACTAGTCAGCGACAGAAAAGACGCAGTTTCACTGCCGCATATAAAAGGCAAAACCAACAACCTGTCGTCATCCGAATGGACTTTCAACAGAACCTTGTCCAACCTCATCAG GAAAAACATCTTGAGGTTCTTGGATGCCGAGAGGGACATCTCAATTCTAAAGAGCACCTTTAAACCCGGGGATGTCATTCATTATATTTTTGACCGCCAAAGCACCACAAACATATCTGAGAACCTGTACCATCTCTTGCCGACAACATCCCCCATGAAGAACCAGCATCACAAACAATGTGCCATCGTGGGGAATTCTGGGATATTACTAAACAGCAGCTGTGGCCCAGAGATTGATTCACATGACTTTGTCATTAG GTGTAACCTGGCTCCAGTGGAGGAGTATGCAGCGGACGTGGGCCTGCGGACCAGTCTTGTGACTATGAATCCCTCTGTGGTGCAGCGTGCCTTCCAGGACCTGAACAGCGAGGAGTGGGTCGAGCGTTTCGTCCACAGACTCCAGAGCCTCAGTGGAAGTGTCCTGTGGATCCCTGCCTTCATGGCCAAAGGTGGAGAGGAGAGAGTGGAGTGGGCCATTCGTCTCATTCTTCTACATACTGTGAACGTCCGCACCGCCTTTCCTTCCCTGCGTCTGCTGCATGCCGTCCGAGG GTACTGGTTGACCAATCATGTCCAGATCAAGAGACCAACCACCGGACTACTCATGTACACCATGGCTACACGTTTTTGTGATGAGATCCACCTATATGGCTTCTGGCCCTTTGCTAATGATCCTGATGGGAAACCAGTTAAGTATCACTACTACGACACTTTAACTTACAGGTACACTTCAAGTGCCAGTCCCCATACGATGCCTCTGGAATTCAGGACTTTAAGTGCTCTTCacagacagggggcgctgcgacTGCACACCGGACCATGCAAACCTCCAACGTGA
- the st8sia2 gene encoding alpha-2,8-sialyltransferase 8B isoform X1, producing the protein MSIEFRILMFGIGTALVIFVIIADISEVEEEIASIEDSQKIHFKSFVLQPNRTSGLNAAPTSLVSDRKDAVSLPHIKGKTNNLSSSEWTFNRTLSNLIRKNILRFLDAERDISILKSTFKPGDVIHYIFDRQSTTNISENLYHLLPTTSPMKNQHHKQCAIVGNSGILLNSSCGPEIDSHDFVIRCNLAPVEEYAADVGLRTSLVTMNPSVVQRAFQDLNSEEWVERFVHRLQSLSGSVLWIPAFMAKGGEERVEWAIRLILLHTVNVRTAFPSLRLLHAVRGYWLTNHVQIKRPTTGLLMYTMATRFCDEIHLYGFWPFANDPDGKPVKYHYYDTLTYRYTSSASPHTMPLEFRTLSALHRQGALRLHTGPCKPPT; encoded by the exons ATGTCCATTGAATTTCGGATATTGATGTTCGGGATCGGGACTGCCCTGGTTATATTTGTTATCATAGCTGATATATCGGAAGTGGAAGAAGAAATCGC GAGCATTGAGGATtcacaaaaaatccactttaaAAGTTTTGTCCTTCAGCCTAACAG AACTTCAGGTCTAAATGCTGCCCCTACTTCACTAGTCAGCGACAGAAAAGACGCAGTTTCACTGCCGCATATAAAAGGCAAAACCAACAACCTGTCGTCATCCGAATGGACTTTCAACAGAACCTTGTCCAACCTCATCAG GAAAAACATCTTGAGGTTCTTGGATGCCGAGAGGGACATCTCAATTCTAAAGAGCACCTTTAAACCCGGGGATGTCATTCATTATATTTTTGACCGCCAAAGCACCACAAACATATCTGAGAACCTGTACCATCTCTTGCCGACAACATCCCCCATGAAGAACCAGCATCACAAACAATGTGCCATCGTGGGGAATTCTGGGATATTACTAAACAGCAGCTGTGGCCCAGAGATTGATTCACATGACTTTGTCATTAG GTGTAACCTGGCTCCAGTGGAGGAGTATGCAGCGGACGTGGGCCTGCGGACCAGTCTTGTGACTATGAATCCCTCTGTGGTGCAGCGTGCCTTCCAGGACCTGAACAGCGAGGAGTGGGTCGAGCGTTTCGTCCACAGACTCCAGAGCCTCAGTGGAAGTGTCCTGTGGATCCCTGCCTTCATGGCCAAAGGTGGAGAGGAGAGAGTGGAGTGGGCCATTCGTCTCATTCTTCTACATACTGTGAACGTCCGCACCGCCTTTCCTTCCCTGCGTCTGCTGCATGCCGTCCGAGG GTACTGGTTGACCAATCATGTCCAGATCAAGAGACCAACCACCGGACTACTCATGTACACCATGGCTACACGTTTTTGTGATGAGATCCACCTATATGGCTTCTGGCCCTTTGCTAATGATCCTGATGGGAAACCAGTTAAGTATCACTACTACGACACTTTAACTTACAGGTACACTTCAAGTGCCAGTCCCCATACGATGCCTCTGGAATTCAGGACTTTAAGTGCTCTTCacagacagggggcgctgcgacTGCACACCGGACCATGCAAACCTCCAACGTGA